A part of Anabas testudineus chromosome 7, fAnaTes1.2, whole genome shotgun sequence genomic DNA contains:
- the rbm38 gene encoding RNA-binding protein 38: protein MSSPLFVGQLLGAPLEIMHSTMEKDTTYTKIFVGGLPYHTNDASLRKYFETFGDIDEAVVITDKQTGKSRGYGFVTMVERGAAERACKDANPIIDGRKANVNLAYLGAKPRSSQTSLSVGVQQVHPTWAQRQYGLTQQYVYPQAFIQPSLVLQSQLSPTAAALASPYLDYNSAYSHYVPTGLEQYPYTPSPSPSAGYLSYSFTPSTPVPALTASPTPPAVIHPPLAALTTLSAAPQGFLHYPLHQPDRMQ, encoded by the exons GCTGCTCGGGGCTCCGTTAGAAATAATGCACTCCACCATGGAGAAAGACACAACTTACACCAAGATCTTCGTCGGCGGGCTGCCTTATCACACCAACGACGCTTCACTTCGGAAATATTTCGAGACTTTCGGTGACATCGACGAGGCGGTGGTGATCACAGACAAGCAGACGGGAAAATCCAGAGGATATGGCTTC GTGACCATGGTAGAAAGGGGGGCAGCAGAGCGGGCATGCAAAGATGCAAACCCCATCATCGACGGCAGGAAGGCCAATGTGAACCTGGCATACCTGGGAGCAAAACCTCGCAGCTCACAGACAA GTCTCTCTGTTGGAGTTCAGCAAGTCCATCCTACGTGGGCTCAGAGGCAATATGG GCTCACCCAGCAGTACGTCTACCCCCAGGCGTTCATCCAGCCCAGCCTGGTGCTGCAGTCCCAGCTCagtccaacagcagcagcactggccTCCCCTTACCTGGACTACAATTCCGCCTACAGTCACTACGTCCCCACAGGACTGGAGCAGTATCCCTACACCCCCTCACCGTCACCCTCTGCTGGATACCTCAGCTACAGTTTCACACCCAGCACACCGGTGCCCGCCCTCACTGCATCCCCGACACCTCCGGCTGTCATCCATCCTCCTCTGGCTGCACTCACTACCCTATCCGCCGCCCCCCAGGGTTTCCTCCACTACCCTCTGCACCAGCCCGACCGCATGCAGTGA
- the LOC113167614 gene encoding lens fiber major intrinsic protein-like — MWEFRSMNFWRAVFAEFFGTMFFVFFGMGAALRWTTGPHHVLHVALCFGLAAATLIQSIGHISGGHINPAVTFAYLVGSQMSLFRAIFYMVAQCLGAVAGAAVLYGVTPTNMRGNMALNTLQPGISLGMATTVEVFLTMQLVVCIFAVTDERRNGRLGSAALSIGFSVTIGHLMGMYYTGAGMNPARSFAPAVLFRNFINHWVYWVGPMIGGAMGALLYDFMLFPRMRGLSERLATLKGSRPPESETQQETRGEPIELKTQAL, encoded by the exons ATGTGGGAGTTCCGGTCCATGAATTTTTGGCGAGCAGTTTTCGCAGAGTTCTTTGGGACCATGTTCTTTGTATTCTTCGGCATGGGCGCTGCCCTGCGCTGGACCACTGGGCCTCATCATGTCCTTCATGTGGCCCTGTGCTTCGGGCTGGCAGCTGCCACCCTCATCCAGTCCATTGGTCATATCAGCGGCGGCCACATCAACCCTGCCGTCACCTTTGCCTACCTAGTTGGCTCACAGATGTCCCTTTTCCGCGCCATTTTCTACATGGTTGCCCAGTGCCTGGGTGCAGTAGCTGGGGCTGCCGTGCTGTACGGGGTCACACCCACCAACATGAGAGGCAACATGGCATTGAACACG CTGCAGCCTGGTATCAGCCTTGGAATGGCCACTACTGTGGAGGTTTTCCTCACCATGCAACTTGTGGTGTGCATTTTCGCCGTAACTGATGAGAGGAGAAACGGACGTCTGGGATCTGCAGCACTCTCCATTGGCTTCTCTGTCACCATTGGACATCTCATGGGG ATGTACTACACTGGTGCTGGAATGAACCCTGCTCGGTCCTTTGCCCCTGCCGTACTCTTCAGGAACTTCATTAACCACTGG GTGTACTGGGTCGGGCCAATGATAGGAGGTGCCATGGGCGCCCTTCTGTATGATTTCATGCTGTTCCCGCGCATGAGGGGTCTGTCTGAGCGCCTGGCCACACTGAAGGGTAGTCGGCCCCCCGAGAGCGAGACCCAACAGGAAACCCGCGGGGAGCCCATCGAGCTCAAGACACAAGCCCTATAA